The genomic interval CTGATAACAAATTTGTGAAAAAAATATGTTGAATTATCAGTTACTTCTGGCCAATACAACCGATCATACTCAACTAAAATGAAACCACCAATAATTTCATTATTAATTATTCCTACATAAAAAACGGGATTCTCATATTTTTTATTCAATGCCTCAAGAGTAAATTGAGATTCATCCCATAATGGTTTATTCATTGATCGCAACCATTTTACTTTCTCAATATAGATAGAAAGTAATGTATTTATTTCAGTAGAATCAGCTGTTTTTATCGTTAACATAAATTCCTTTAATTTCTTTCCTCGGCGCCGTAGGCGTCCGACTAACATTTGCTTAACCTGTATTTTCGCACCGCGTAGCGGTTTGGCGCATTTTGTGCGTCAGGAGCGAAGCGACAGCACAAAATGTGACAAAGAAAATATCAGGTTGAAGCAGTTGTTAGCTTTTTCCTCTTCCTATTTGTTTATTTTGCATTAATTGTCTTATGTTAACTTAACATATAATTATTTTCATTAAGTAGTACTATTTAAGCTATCTTAAAACGATTTTTGATTAACTATTAATATCCTTACATCATTATAATTATCAAAAAAACATATATATGTATTATTTTAAGTACATTGAATCAATCAAATATTTTCCAGTATTTGTCTTAAATATATTTTTCTTAACATTTTCGATTTCTCTTTTTTGTATATTATCTTCGTAAATATTCACAATGAAATCTGCTTCAACTAATATTTGAAAATCTATTCCATCTATCTTTTTATATGAATGATGATTACCAATTATAAATTTAATTCTTTCGATTTGAGTATTACTAATATCAATTTTATTTTTTACTAATAACTCTTCAGCTATTTTTGGGCCTTCAATTTCTTGATATTTTCCTGAACTAGACTTATATTTAATTTCCGCTTCATGAATACCAATATCATGTAGTATTCCACATATTTTTATAACGGTTAACTCATTAACAGTTACTTCTTCTAAATTTGCGATAATTTCAGAAAATTGAAAAACCTTAAGAGCATGATTAATTCTCTTAACATCCGGTGAATTATAATTTATCATTGATAATATTATGTTATTAATCGAATTTTCCATCTTCTTCCTCTTCAAGTTAGTATTAACAAAAATAGAGTAAATCAATATAACATTCTTTCTGCCGCGCGCGCAGCGTCGAGCTAACATTTGCTTAACCTGCGTTTTGTTTGGCGCGGTTTTTGCCGAGCGCAGCGAAGTGCAAAAATCCGTGACAAGCAAATAAGTCAGGTTGAAGCAGTTGTTAGGCGAATTCTTTTTCAAGAAACACTTCATATTCAACTTCGTCTAATTCAACATTACTCATATTAATACTTTTAAATTCTTTAACAATTATTTCATTTAAACTCTCTGGAATTTTCCTACTAGAAATATTTCTTTTATCAACTGGATAGCGAGCTTTATTCCATTTATTCTGTTTAACAGCCCAATTAACAATTCCTTTAATTGTTTCTTGCCCATATTTATTCCCAAAAGACTCTTTTTTTAATCCATATTCCTAATTCTGGAATTTCACTTGTTAAATCATGTAATCCAGCACATCCAATAAATTCATGAGTGTCTTTTTTTGTTATAATAACTTGATAATTTGTTCCTTTCTTCATTTCTAATATAGAGTTGCTCAAAAAATCTATTGTTTCACTAATATCATTTGCAGGTTTCGGATACATATATTTTGTGGTTTCACTATTAAAGTTTTTAAATATTTCATTAGCAAATTTTAGATCAGCAGGCACTAATAATAATCTTTCTGTCTCAATAACTTCTAATGTAAGATCCATATAAAATTCCTTCTTGTTAAAGTCATTAAAGAAACAATTATACAAAACATTATGTTTTGATATTCTGTGGTTATTAAGTCTAAAAAATTTTAAGTAATTCAAATCACTTTTTGGGTATTCTTTATCTTCGCCGCCGAAGGCGTGCGCCTAACATTTGCTTAACCTGCGTTTTGTTTGGCGCGGTTTTTGCCGAGCGTAGCGAAGAGCAAAAATCCGTGACAAGCAAATAAGTCAGGTTGAAGCAGTTGTTAGGCGTCTATTTGATTAAATTAATACAACATTCCGTTATAGTTATTTTGGAGTGCATCAATTATTTTATTTCTTCTTTTATTTTTTGTTTCTTCGGTTTTAGCATCACAATAAAAGCCAGCAAATTGCTTTTGTTTTGATAATGGTTTTTCATTGTATAATCTTACTATTTCGGGCATTGTTTGAAGCACATTTCTTAAACACTCTATTTTATCTTCTATACTTAATTGAGTATTTTCGTTGCTAATTTCTGGTAAATAAACATCAACACCGGATTTTGTCATTGCATTATTATCTACCATTTTCTTAAATATTTGCTTATTCTTCTCTGACCATTTATGAACATCTTTTCTTTTTGAAAAATATTTTCTATATCTTTCATCATTTATTGACTTCATAACCCCATCAATCCATCCAAAGCAGATTGATTCCTCTAGTGCGTCATTTGCAGTAAAATCTTTATTACCCTTTTTAAACTCTATCCAAATACTATTTTCTTTTTTGTGATTAATTACCAACCATTCTCTATATTTAACCCTATTCTC from Teretinema zuelzerae carries:
- a CDS encoding HD domain-containing protein, whose product is MENSINNIILSMINYNSPDVKRINHALKVFQFSEIIANLEEVTVNELTVIKICGILHDIGIHEAEIKYKSSSGKYQEIEGPKIAEELLVKNKIDISNTQIERIKFIIGNHHSYKKIDGIDFQILVEADFIVNIYEDNIQKREIENVKKNIFKTNTGKYLIDSMYLK
- a CDS encoding GNAT family N-acetyltransferase — its product is MDLTLEVIETERLLLVPADLKFANEIFKNFNSETTKYMYPKPANDISETIDFLSNSILEMKKGTNYQVIITKKDTHEFIGCAGLHDLTSEIPELGIWIKKRVFWE
- a CDS encoding GNAT family N-acetyltransferase, which codes for MLVGRLRRRGKKLKEFMLTIKTADSTEINTLLSIYIEKVKWLRSMNKPLWDESQFTLEALNKKYENPVFYVGIINNEIIGGFILVEYDRLYWPEVTDNSTYFFHKFVISNKYCGKNYSDRILKWVKEYGREMNKKYIRLDYDGNRKPITEMYTRNGFNPVDTISNQHVSKLIKAEYLITGNN
- a CDS encoding YdeI/OmpD-associated family protein, with product MNEDVVVLEFENRVKYREWLVINHKKENSIWIEFKKGNKDFTANDALEESICFGWIDGVMKSINDERYRKYFSKRKDVHKWSEKNKQIFKKMVDNNAMTKSGVDVYLPEISNENTQLSIEDKIECLRNVLQTMPEIVRLYNEKPLSKQKQFAGFYCDAKTEETKNKRRNKIIDALQNNYNGMLY